The DNA segment TGGCTAGTACTTCCTTTAAAAATGTTTTATCTGCAAATTTTAATCTTAATAACATGTACATACGCCACGCTCTGAGATTCACCTTAGCTCTTAGTTTAGGTCTTCTAACAGTCTATTTAGTCCATGACCCCGATATAATATGGATCATTATTGGTATTTTAATCATCTTCAAACCAGATGTTACTAGTACCCTCAACAACCTCATTTTAAGGGTTTCATTTAATTTTATAGCTATTATATTAGCAATATTAATTGGATTAATCTTCCCCAACTCCCTACTTATCATGATTGGTTTTTTGATGCTTGTTTTATTTCGAACGTTCTATCAAACCCAAATGGGCCTTTCTATTATGGCATTTTCTGTTTTCGTGGTATTTATTTGCCCAACAGGGTTTTTATGTGAGAATGCGCTTGCTAAGCTTTTTTACGTCGGTATTGGTGCTATTATTGCATTTATCTGTGCATATTTAATATTACCCAGTAAGATGACGATAAATCTTCCTGAACAGATTTCCAAGACCATCCGTGCCAACCGTGAATATATTAATACTGTAATCCCCCACAAAGAAATGAGTTATAATAATGACTTGGCAGTTTCATGTTTTAGAAATTATATTTTGGAAGAAAAAAATCTAGAATCAGCTATTAAAAAGATTGGAGATACGTTTGATGATGTTTATATGGATGTTGACCTATATAATCGATTGAATACATGTAATAAAAAATTGGCAGCAGATCTGACTGCAGTGGCAACTATCCTAGAATCATCGGAATATTTACCAGATCTAGACCGTTTCAAGGAACAAGTAATAAACGCACTTAATGAATTGGCTTTGTCAGTTGAAAAAAATGTTATTCTTCCCAAAGCAAACATTGATGTGTTAGAATTGAATTCAGAAGATAATAAGATTCCAGACGATCTTGAAAATTATTTAAATGTAATTGTTTATGATATGCGACACTTTCAGAACGAAGTTGAATGGGGATTCAAGGTTAGGGCTTTTAAAAAGTACAGAAATATAATTTGATTAATTGTATGATGTATTGAAAACATAAAAGATATTTGTTAAAAGAATTAAAGGAAAATCATGAATCGTAGATTGGAGTTGCTACTTGAAATAATTTTTATAATATTTATCTTTCTTGATGGTTTTTTACTTTTTATAAGCATTTTTTTACCCATAAAACCAACTTTATTCATAAATATTGTATTTTTTGACCTCATAACTAGCATATTACTCTTATTAGGCTATTTGATAAAAATACGAGGACATGAAAAAAATACTTATGTGAAACAGAATTGGAATGGTTTTATATCCATCGCTCCCTTTTACTTTATTGGAATTGTTCTTTTGGGGATGAATGAAACATCAATAATTCTCAAAATTTTATGTTTTATTAAAATATTTGCATTACTCTTTTCTGCTCGCCAAATAGGTAGGTATGTCGATGATTTCGTTGAAAGAAGTCGTTTGATATATGGTTTTGCATTTTTTGTAGTAGTGCTCTTATTTTGTTCAGTAGCCTTCTTTATGTTGGAAAAAGGTATTAATCCTGGAGTTAACACCTTTGAAGATTCATTTTGGTACATTATTCAGACCATAACCACAGTTGGTTACGGGGATGTTGTGCCAGACACGCAATGGGGGCGTTTAATTGGCATAATCGCCATGATCAGTGCAATAGGCATCACCAGCTTATTAACTGCCGCCACAACTTCCTCTTTAATGGATAAATTACGGGAAGATCGTGAAAAAATGGCTAAATCTAGCATTAATTATTTTAAAGAACTTGAAAATAAAATAAATGATTTAGAATCAAATTTAATCAAAAGAGAAAATATTGATGAAATTAAAACTGATTTAAAAAATATAAAAGCCGAAATGAATGAGATTAAAGGCATTCTAACTGAAATGAATAAAAAATAAGTAAAAAATGGGTAAAAAATTATTTGGGCATCTTTGAATAAATTCCCCTTTACTATTTTTTTAGGCCTATTCCTCAAATAAGGCTAGAACACCGTTAATTA comes from the Methanobacterium sp. genome and includes:
- a CDS encoding potassium channel-like protein, giving the protein MNRRLELLLEIIFIIFIFLDGFLLFISIFLPIKPTLFINIVFFDLITSILLLLGYLIKIRGHEKNTYVKQNWNGFISIAPFYFIGIVLLGMNETSIILKILCFIKIFALLFSARQIGRYVDDFVERSRLIYGFAFFVVVLLFCSVAFFMLEKGINPGVNTFEDSFWYIIQTITTVGYGDVVPDTQWGRLIGIIAMISAIGITSLLTAATTSSLMDKLREDREKMAKSSINYFKELENKINDLESNLIKRENIDEIKTDLKNIKAEMNEIKGILTEMNKK